Proteins found in one Nitrosopumilus maritimus SCM1 genomic segment:
- a CDS encoding redoxin family protein → MNDKLTKLPHDLPIPKNDGKASHLLGRQIPNLILPSTKNSFFDLSAIEKKYGILYFFPMMNMPEKDLPQGWNDIPGARGCTPQNISVTKHIIELEKHDAMPIGISSQPIADLEQLSTLRNFSQILVSDNKLEFQKKLNVPVFAVDGNTLYKRLTLIVKNSKIIKVFYPVFPPDEHIFEILKWLEKENEN, encoded by the coding sequence ATGAACGACAAACTTACTAAACTTCCACACGATCTTCCCATACCAAAAAATGATGGTAAGGCCTCTCATCTCTTAGGAAGACAAATTCCAAACCTCATTTTACCTTCAACTAAAAACAGTTTTTTTGATTTATCTGCAATTGAGAAAAAATATGGAATCTTGTATTTTTTCCCAATGATGAATATGCCGGAAAAAGACTTGCCCCAAGGATGGAATGATATTCCAGGTGCACGTGGATGCACACCTCAAAATATTTCGGTTACCAAACATATCATTGAACTTGAAAAACATGATGCCATGCCAATTGGAATTTCTTCACAACCAATTGCAGATCTAGAGCAGTTGTCTACATTAAGGAATTTTTCACAAATTCTGGTATCTGATAACAAACTCGAATTTCAAAAGAAACTCAATGTTCCTGTCTTTGCAGTTGATGGAAATACATTGTATAAACGACTTACACTAATTGTAAAAAATTCTAAAATCATAAAGGTGTTTTATCCTGTTTTTCCTCCTGATGAACACATTTTTGAGATATTGAAATGGTTGGAGAAAGAAAATGAAAACTAG
- a CDS encoding VOC family protein, producing the protein MMIDEIEGMTVMVSDQQKALDFYTEKLGFESKLDTDVAGFRWIVVGPPNSKTVLSLADPVNVEKWSEKKSTKLDLKIGTPTGIWFFTKNIDETYHELQSKGVEITKPEKQVWGGIMCTVYDQDKNSFGLVGDSEQH; encoded by the coding sequence ATGATGATTGATGAAATTGAAGGTATGACTGTAATGGTCTCTGATCAACAAAAAGCCTTGGATTTCTACACTGAGAAACTAGGATTTGAATCAAAATTAGATACAGATGTTGCAGGATTTCGATGGATAGTGGTAGGACCACCAAACTCTAAAACCGTACTGAGCTTGGCAGATCCTGTCAATGTTGAGAAATGGTCTGAAAAAAAATCAACAAAACTAGATTTGAAAATTGGTACTCCAACTGGGATTTGGTTTTTCACAAAAAACATTGATGAGACATATCATGAACTTCAATCAAAGGGAGTTGAAATTACAAAACCTGAAAAACAAGTTTGGGGAGGAATAATGTGTACTGTTTATGACCAAGACAAGAATAGTTTTGGTCTTGTAGGTGATTCTGAACAACATTAA
- a CDS encoding sensor histidine kinase: protein MNITKKIVVGGAIIVILAIITSGIFSILVSEEISNMTIHEAERANAAYIKSIASQELTMNDFEAINFDERKTTFENYFQSVENDNTLRIKVWSKDGTIVYSDDSSIVGENFADNIRFQNSINGQLVSEIKDPVDPENIAETGYGQLMEIYVPIYLNQSEPVGVIELYFSMDSINQAINKASSLVYTIILILIGLLSLAILVFSIIVAKSSKQNIEQEKFAVLGELTARLSHDLRNPLSIIAAGVSLISKQTQEEKTAQTCEKIDHSVKRMTHQIDDVMTFVKKREKNIRKTTLNELLDSSLEELIIPENISIERPSENPSITCDKDQIVLVFNNILLNAIQKLGSGGKITILYSENNNDHDITIQDSGEPIPETNLKKIFDPLFTTKQQGTGLGLYSCKTIIESHNGSITANNNPTRITISLPKEDK, encoded by the coding sequence GTGAATATTACAAAAAAGATTGTTGTTGGAGGAGCGATAATTGTAATATTGGCCATAATCACCAGTGGAATTTTTTCCATTTTGGTATCTGAAGAAATTAGTAATATGACCATTCATGAAGCAGAACGAGCTAATGCAGCGTACATCAAATCTATTGCATCTCAGGAACTTACAATGAACGACTTTGAAGCAATTAATTTTGATGAAAGAAAAACAACATTTGAGAATTATTTCCAGAGTGTAGAAAATGACAATACACTCAGAATTAAGGTATGGTCAAAAGATGGCACTATAGTATACTCTGATGACAGTTCAATTGTAGGTGAAAATTTTGCAGATAATATTCGATTCCAAAACTCAATCAACGGGCAACTAGTATCAGAAATCAAAGATCCAGTAGATCCTGAAAATATTGCTGAAACTGGATATGGACAATTAATGGAAATTTACGTCCCCATTTACTTGAATCAATCTGAACCTGTAGGCGTAATAGAACTTTATTTCTCAATGGATTCAATTAATCAAGCTATCAACAAAGCAAGTTCTCTAGTTTATACAATTATACTAATTCTAATTGGATTACTTTCACTTGCAATACTTGTTTTTTCTATAATTGTAGCAAAATCCTCTAAACAAAACATTGAACAAGAAAAATTTGCTGTACTTGGTGAGCTCACAGCAAGATTGTCACATGATCTTAGAAATCCTCTTTCAATAATTGCAGCTGGAGTTTCATTAATTTCAAAACAAACACAAGAAGAAAAAACTGCTCAAACTTGTGAAAAAATCGATCATTCAGTAAAGCGAATGACCCATCAGATTGATGATGTTATGACTTTTGTTAAAAAACGAGAAAAAAATATCCGAAAAACTACTTTGAATGAACTATTGGATTCTTCACTTGAAGAACTAATAATTCCTGAAAATATTTCCATTGAAAGACCCTCTGAAAATCCTTCTATTACTTGTGATAAAGATCAAATTGTCTTAGTATTCAACAACATCCTTCTTAATGCAATTCAGAAATTAGGTTCTGGAGGAAAAATTACTATTTTGTATAGCGAAAACAACAATGACCATGACATCACTATTCAGGATTCTGGAGAACCCATACCCGAAACAAATCTGAAAAAAATATTTGATCCATTATTTACCACAAAACAACAAGGTACAGGACTAGGTCTGTATAGTTGTAAAACAATAATTGAATCCCATAATGGAAGTATTACTGCAAATAACAATCCTACAAGAATTACAATTTCTCTTCCAAAAGAAGACAAGTGA